From the genome of Sulfurovum sp. NBC37-1, one region includes:
- a CDS encoding potassium channel family protein — MKKITRKNNFFYLFFALVILLFSAAVVAEVQGSMMEDLFSFMTVLMLLASIKSLKTDVTVKWFIYLVIAVFIVLTLLGKFFPHHFDVYFILFTLLLFFVGAFAAAFRQVLFVGDIDGNKIIGSMTLYLLLGLIWAMIYLIILATDHQAFSGIEAGSWQQIFARVAYYSFVTLTTLGYGDILPTNHIAEFFVSMEAVFGVFYMAIIVSSLISLHLSAIQEKRADEVCRKEEPK, encoded by the coding sequence ATGAAAAAGATCACCCGGAAAAATAATTTCTTCTATCTCTTCTTTGCCCTGGTCATTCTGCTCTTCTCTGCAGCGGTGGTCGCCGAGGTACAGGGAAGCATGATGGAGGACCTTTTCTCTTTCATGACCGTTCTGATGCTGCTTGCCAGTATCAAAAGCCTGAAGACCGATGTCACGGTCAAGTGGTTCATTTACCTTGTCATTGCTGTTTTTATCGTGTTGACGCTGCTCGGAAAATTCTTTCCGCACCACTTCGATGTCTACTTTATACTCTTTACCCTGCTCCTCTTCTTCGTAGGCGCTTTTGCAGCGGCCTTCAGGCAGGTACTTTTTGTCGGAGATATCGACGGTAACAAGATCATCGGTTCAATGACCCTCTATCTTCTGCTGGGGCTGATCTGGGCGATGATCTATCTCATCATCCTTGCAACGGACCATCAGGCCTTTTCAGGCATTGAGGCGGGAAGTTGGCAGCAGATCTTTGCCCGTGTCGCCTACTACAGTTTTGTGACACTGACCACACTGGGGTACGGCGATATTCTGCCTACCAACCATATCGCAGAATTCTTTGTCTCCATGGAAGCGGTTTTCGGGGTCTTTTACATGGCCATTATCGTATCAAGCCTGATCTCTCTGCACCTATCCGCCATTCAGGAAAAACGGGCGGATGAAGTATGCAGAAAAGAAGAACCCAAGTGA
- a CDS encoding FUSC family protein, whose translation MQKRRTQVKEAVGAKQASLHTLLDRLLSFSLSEKFKFAVKVSLSIMLAYIISFAQGWENGSTAAIAIMLIAVAGPVAESVTKGLRRVVGTIIGAVVGMVLIGLFPQDRELYLIFLSICVSIALYLTRAYRGDNTVFMLTAVTMMMVFKNGEVDDVFLYGIDRTFMTVLGIAIFTFVGIFLWPVKAKNDTVDITNEIVSTQEELYSKRDGERAERKALYEKLQSQEAALKNSVTGTSTESSGLNLAQRNTILQNVRQIDELLMLLSYHDETHFSGSYGKYVTNFDQADHEIKQLFSSLKNAIGQQKEIEIPAEWKAIYDKEAVASLSHTDRAALIATILDIRKLHGQLRALAEKINAILSPYPTRFELSKVTTSSFNWFDTEDMKGTLITFLIFWATVIFWITLNPPGGFLIVTLATALSVLTTYSPLKPSILIILFTFSFIFAAAMYILVLPNIHYGWELALFIFLYAFMGFYFINPQIAIFFLLGLAILNLGNPMFFSFQIFMITLLVFYLFLFMLLLFYYVPFSTKPEVLFRSIKERFFKLSADLLERSNKLLAGKGSFLGKIKAWYAQKHLIATARKMQLWASKIDTKYFDTLDQKTLLAFTKECETFSYFLLMMYREETGHRNNRLIQRFKEGKRDFTLTDTLSQYARGTEAINHEKTWSDPKKAIDNIEQHLKTFFSQMQPKEYGEDEIIEFYELIAMRRNVWISFFNCQKLMAKLDFNALTRSRF comes from the coding sequence ATGCAGAAAAGAAGAACCCAAGTGAAAGAAGCCGTTGGGGCAAAGCAGGCTTCTCTTCATACACTCCTGGACCGCCTGCTCTCTTTTTCACTCTCCGAGAAATTCAAGTTCGCCGTAAAGGTCTCTTTGTCCATCATGCTTGCCTACATCATCTCCTTTGCGCAGGGATGGGAGAACGGATCGACGGCCGCCATTGCCATTATGCTGATCGCCGTTGCCGGACCGGTGGCAGAATCCGTCACCAAAGGACTGCGCCGGGTAGTCGGAACAATCATCGGCGCCGTCGTCGGTATGGTGCTCATCGGCCTTTTTCCCCAGGACAGGGAACTCTACCTCATTTTTCTCTCCATCTGTGTCAGCATCGCTCTTTACCTCACAAGGGCCTACAGGGGAGACAATACCGTTTTCATGCTCACTGCCGTGACCATGATGATGGTCTTCAAGAACGGTGAAGTGGATGATGTCTTTCTTTACGGTATCGACCGTACTTTCATGACCGTTCTGGGTATCGCCATTTTTACGTTTGTCGGCATATTTCTCTGGCCGGTCAAGGCAAAGAACGACACCGTCGATATCACGAACGAAATAGTATCGACACAGGAAGAGCTCTATAGCAAAAGAGACGGAGAGAGGGCTGAACGCAAGGCACTGTACGAAAAACTGCAGTCACAGGAAGCGGCACTCAAAAACTCCGTCACCGGTACATCTACGGAAAGTTCAGGCCTGAATCTTGCACAGCGAAATACGATCCTGCAGAACGTCAGACAGATCGATGAACTTCTCATGCTCCTTTCCTACCATGACGAAACACATTTTTCAGGCAGCTACGGCAAATATGTCACAAATTTCGATCAGGCAGACCATGAGATAAAACAGCTTTTCTCTTCTCTCAAAAATGCGATCGGACAGCAAAAAGAGATAGAGATACCTGCCGAATGGAAAGCGATATACGACAAAGAAGCCGTCGCATCCCTTTCTCATACTGACAGAGCCGCACTCATCGCGACCATACTTGACATACGGAAACTACATGGACAGCTCAGGGCACTGGCTGAAAAAATCAATGCCATACTCAGTCCCTATCCTACACGGTTCGAACTGAGCAAAGTTACAACATCCTCGTTCAACTGGTTCGATACCGAAGATATGAAAGGTACACTCATCACTTTTCTGATCTTCTGGGCGACCGTCATCTTCTGGATCACGCTCAACCCTCCCGGCGGATTTCTTATTGTCACGCTGGCGACTGCTTTGAGTGTATTGACCACCTACAGTCCGCTGAAGCCCTCCATCCTGATCATCCTTTTCACTTTCTCCTTCATCTTTGCGGCAGCCATGTACATTCTGGTACTGCCCAACATACATTACGGATGGGAGCTTGCGCTCTTCATTTTCCTCTACGCCTTCATGGGGTTTTACTTCATCAATCCGCAGATCGCCATCTTCTTCCTGCTTGGTCTAGCCATTTTGAACCTTGGGAATCCCATGTTCTTCAGTTTTCAGATCTTTATGATAACACTGCTCGTCTTTTATCTCTTTCTTTTTATGCTTCTGCTCTTTTACTATGTGCCATTCTCTACCAAACCCGAAGTACTATTTAGAAGCATAAAAGAAAGATTTTTCAAGCTCTCCGCCGACCTGCTTGAAAGAAGCAACAAGCTCCTGGCCGGTAAAGGCTCCTTTCTGGGAAAGATAAAGGCCTGGTATGCGCAGAAGCACCTGATAGCTACGGCCAGGAAGATGCAGCTCTGGGCATCCAAGATCGATACAAAATACTTCGATACCCTCGATCAGAAAACGCTTTTGGCGTTTACTAAAGAGTGCGAAACCTTCTCCTACTTTCTCCTGATGATGTACAGGGAAGAGACCGGCCACAGAAACAACAGGCTCATTCAGCGTTTCAAAGAGGGTAAAAGGGATTTCACACTGACAGACACACTCTCCCAATACGCCCGGGGAACGGAAGCAATCAACCATGAAAAGACCTGGAGTGACCCCAAAAAAGCCATCGACAACATCGAGCAGCATCTAAAAACGTTCTTTTCCCAGATGCAGCCCAAAGAGTACGGTGAAGATGAGATCATAGAGTTTTATGAGTTGATCGCCATGCGGAGGAATGTATGGATATCGTTCTTCAACTGTCAGAAGCTTATGGCAAAACTCGACTTCAACGCATTGACAAGGAGCAGGTTCTAA
- a CDS encoding TolC family protein — translation MTDFKMKRDSMRKPLYRTGLSLLALLVLSGCAKLGPDFGGIANPPVPKKWKQNTNHKDPSVTHWWRTFHDPTLNTLVNKAYAQNLDIKSAGLRIAQARAALGISQGLAFPQLQTVSGQATSTRTGLADVATAGVNFDMGWEMDIWGKYARGIESSEAQLYASVASYDNIMVSVIAEVARNYINYRTAQERLIYAHRNVVIQERVTKMTEIQFNSGNVSELDMQQARTQLYNTRTSIPAIELNKVKARNALALLLGTDAAHVEKLLKQKDASLYNNSNKFIGQHKGIVQVKEEGHNGLTGVNLVPKPKLNPRYRIDANLLTRRPDIKAAEYQVHANSALIGAKMADLYPSITLFGNIGYNTNNQSGSWLNGTTPLGVTVGPSFSWNIFNYGRIKNQIRLQDAKFEESLVKYNKSVLSAVSEVSNALNGYVLTRKQQVENQKAVEATIRAFNISVVQYNDGLVNYQRLLTTVEKLTSTQDRFASIKGNVALNAIALYKSLGGGWQISRGKSYISRETAEKMKKRTDWGKYLDPEMTRLPKGFYDDK, via the coding sequence ATGACAGATTTTAAAATGAAAAGAGACTCTATGAGAAAACCACTCTACAGAACGGGGCTTTCACTTCTCGCTCTACTCGTACTGAGCGGCTGTGCCAAACTCGGGCCTGATTTTGGCGGTATTGCCAATCCGCCTGTACCCAAAAAATGGAAGCAAAACACAAATCACAAAGATCCTTCCGTTACGCATTGGTGGCGAACCTTCCATGACCCGACGCTTAACACTTTGGTCAACAAAGCCTATGCACAGAACCTTGACATCAAAAGTGCCGGCCTGCGCATCGCCCAGGCGCGTGCCGCACTGGGGATCAGCCAGGGACTTGCCTTCCCTCAGCTTCAGACGGTCTCCGGACAGGCAACTTCGACCCGAACCGGACTCGCCGATGTCGCCACAGCAGGCGTGAACTTCGACATGGGATGGGAGATGGATATCTGGGGCAAATATGCCAGAGGCATTGAATCATCCGAAGCCCAGCTCTATGCTTCAGTCGCCTCCTACGACAACATTATGGTCTCTGTCATCGCCGAAGTAGCGCGCAACTACATCAACTACCGCACGGCGCAGGAGCGTTTGATCTACGCCCATCGGAACGTGGTCATACAGGAACGCGTCACCAAAATGACCGAAATACAATTCAACTCAGGGAACGTTTCGGAACTCGATATGCAGCAGGCAAGAACACAGCTTTACAACACCCGTACCTCTATACCCGCCATCGAGCTGAATAAGGTCAAAGCACGCAATGCGCTGGCACTGCTGCTTGGAACGGACGCGGCACATGTAGAAAAGCTTTTAAAACAAAAAGATGCAAGTCTGTACAACAATTCCAACAAATTCATAGGACAGCATAAAGGGATCGTACAGGTCAAAGAAGAGGGCCATAATGGACTTACCGGCGTCAATCTCGTTCCAAAACCAAAACTCAACCCTCGCTACAGGATCGACGCCAACCTCCTGACCCGTAGGCCCGATATCAAAGCCGCAGAATACCAGGTCCATGCAAACTCCGCACTCATAGGTGCCAAGATGGCCGATCTCTATCCGAGTATCACACTTTTTGGGAATATAGGGTACAACACAAACAACCAGAGCGGCTCCTGGCTCAACGGCACCACTCCGCTCGGCGTGACCGTCGGACCGTCCTTCTCATGGAATATTTTCAACTACGGACGCATCAAGAACCAGATACGCCTTCAGGATGCAAAATTTGAAGAGAGTCTGGTCAAGTACAACAAATCCGTCCTCTCTGCCGTATCGGAAGTTTCCAATGCACTCAACGGTTATGTCCTGACCCGCAAACAGCAGGTAGAGAACCAGAAAGCCGTCGAAGCGACTATCCGCGCCTTCAATATTTCGGTGGTACAGTACAATGACGGCCTGGTCAACTACCAGCGTCTTCTTACTACGGTTGAAAAGCTTACCAGTACCCAGGACCGCTTTGCCAGCATCAAAGGGAACGTTGCCCTCAATGCCATTGCACTCTACAAATCACTGGGTGGCGGTTGGCAGATCAGCAGAGGCAAATCCTACATCTCCAGAGAGACGGCGGAGAAAATGAAAAAACGGACGGACTGGGGCAAATATCTTGATCCCGAGATGACACGTCTGCCAAAAGGGTTCTACGATGACAAATAG
- a CDS encoding DUF1656 domain-containing protein — translation MTNSYPHELSLGDVYFSPILPVIFFAFLGAVVTVLILNKLKLSRFFYAPPYVFIAVMALYMVLIDAFWIKF, via the coding sequence ATGACAAATAGCTATCCGCATGAACTCTCGCTGGGCGATGTCTACTTTTCTCCCATACTGCCCGTCATTTTCTTCGCTTTTCTGGGAGCTGTGGTCACTGTCCTGATTTTGAACAAGCTGAAACTGTCGCGTTTCTTTTACGCGCCGCCGTATGTTTTCATCGCGGTCATGGCACTCTACATGGTTCTGATCGATGCATTCTGGATCAAATTTTAA
- a CDS encoding HlyD family secretion protein, whose translation MKKLIKLLLTLAVLGTALYFAYNKYREYIDNPWTRDGQVRTQVIQVAPRVTGMVTKIHVVDNQKVKKGDLLFELDPSQYELKVKQAKARLQRTLEAAKGTKIEYERVMSIYKKDKGAVSQKDLVRNETNYYKSLADIDSSTEALNTAKLNLSYCKVYAEVDGYVSNITFQIGTQATANKPLLALVDTSTFWVFGFFREDKIKNVQTGDDAVVTLMAYPDTPLKGKVESIGWGISLSDGNPGSNLLPSIKPVFQWIRLAQRIPVRIKLDTLPENVKLRFGLTASVMVLKRKGEKKEEGS comes from the coding sequence ATGAAGAAACTTATCAAACTATTATTGACACTCGCTGTTCTGGGTACGGCCCTCTACTTTGCCTACAACAAGTACCGCGAATATATCGACAACCCGTGGACACGCGACGGACAGGTACGTACGCAGGTCATCCAGGTCGCACCACGTGTCACGGGTATGGTCACCAAGATCCACGTCGTGGACAATCAGAAAGTCAAAAAAGGAGACCTCCTCTTCGAACTGGACCCGTCACAGTACGAACTCAAGGTCAAACAGGCAAAGGCAAGACTTCAGCGTACCCTTGAAGCGGCTAAAGGCACCAAGATAGAATATGAGAGGGTCATGAGTATCTACAAAAAGGACAAAGGTGCCGTTTCCCAGAAAGACCTGGTACGCAACGAAACGAACTACTACAAATCACTGGCCGACATCGATTCTTCCACCGAAGCGCTCAATACGGCAAAACTCAACCTCTCCTACTGCAAGGTCTACGCCGAAGTGGACGGCTATGTCTCGAACATCACTTTCCAGATAGGTACGCAGGCAACTGCCAACAAGCCCCTGCTCGCCCTGGTCGATACCAGTACCTTCTGGGTCTTCGGCTTCTTCCGGGAAGACAAGATCAAAAACGTACAGACAGGCGACGATGCCGTAGTTACACTCATGGCCTACCCCGACACGCCGCTCAAGGGTAAAGTAGAATCTATCGGCTGGGGTATCTCCCTTTCAGACGGCAACCCTGGGAGCAACCTGCTCCCAAGCATCAAACCGGTTTTCCAGTGGATACGTCTGGCCCAGAGGATCCCAGTAAGGATCAAACTGGATACACTGCCTGAAAATGTAAAACTGCGCTTCGGACTGACGGCTTCCGTGATGGTACTGAAGCGTAAAGGGGAGAAAAAAGAAGAAGGTTCGTAA
- a CDS encoding phospholipase D-like domain-containing protein, translating into MPIKQTPVWADIFKSPLPLNKGSSFYSLENPVDAFAARLYLIDHATASIDVQYYIYKNDKTAAELSYHLIKAAERGVKVRMLVDDLTTSIRDKDVALLAAHPNIDVKLFNPNRIRGTFRNMALLLDVSKLGKRMHNKVFIVDRYAAILGGRNIGDEYFAMSKDIDFLDYEILVMGKVLAKIYRIFDIYWNSPLSHFYEEIIKSDVSDKAYKRSVKKITEYHHAFANTRLAKKLPFSRFTHKVEVAHVTLYPAKMTSLYFDLPQKVVSDPNDIETHLSKSLKNALDSTKKEVIVISPYFIPSPMMMETFKKLRAKDIKVTVITNSMASTDVTAVYSGYKTYINPLLKMGVALYEFKAQQNEAIEKKYFKFNRLSLHTKMIIIDSDILLVGSANLDPRSDKLNTEILMLIKQSQLIGHIKSKIKKIMDRKHLYRLSLMKLSEHSKRMCIVWESQEDGKIKRYKMVPKAGLFRRIGVYLFSLLPIEGYL; encoded by the coding sequence ATGCCTATAAAACAAACACCTGTATGGGCCGATATTTTTAAAAGCCCTCTTCCCCTCAATAAAGGCTCATCCTTCTATTCTCTGGAAAACCCTGTAGATGCTTTTGCTGCAAGGCTCTATCTTATCGATCACGCCACAGCAAGTATTGATGTACAGTATTATATTTACAAAAATGACAAGACTGCTGCTGAATTATCCTACCATCTCATCAAAGCTGCAGAACGCGGTGTAAAAGTACGCATGCTCGTTGATGATCTGACCACATCCATACGGGACAAGGATGTTGCGCTGCTTGCCGCACATCCAAATATTGATGTTAAACTTTTCAACCCCAACCGTATCAGAGGTACTTTCCGTAATATGGCACTCCTACTTGATGTTAGCAAACTGGGAAAACGTATGCATAATAAAGTCTTTATTGTTGATAGATATGCAGCCATTCTCGGTGGGCGCAACATAGGTGATGAATATTTTGCTATGAGCAAAGATATAGATTTCCTTGACTATGAGATCCTGGTTATGGGAAAAGTTTTAGCCAAAATATACCGGATATTCGATATCTACTGGAACAGTCCACTCTCGCACTTTTACGAAGAGATAATCAAATCGGATGTTTCTGACAAGGCTTACAAAAGATCTGTGAAAAAGATTACCGAATATCATCATGCTTTTGCAAATACCCGTTTAGCAAAAAAGCTGCCTTTTTCACGCTTCACTCATAAGGTTGAAGTTGCCCATGTAACTCTTTACCCCGCCAAAATGACCTCTCTCTATTTCGATCTTCCCCAAAAGGTCGTTTCTGATCCCAACGACATTGAAACACATCTATCAAAAAGTCTGAAAAACGCTCTGGACAGTACAAAAAAAGAGGTTATTGTCATCTCACCCTATTTCATACCAAGCCCGATGATGATGGAGACTTTCAAAAAACTCAGAGCAAAAGATATCAAAGTAACTGTTATTACCAATTCTATGGCCTCTACTGATGTTACTGCAGTTTATAGTGGTTATAAAACCTATATTAATCCACTTTTGAAGATGGGTGTGGCACTTTATGAATTCAAAGCCCAACAGAATGAAGCAATCGAAAAAAAATATTTTAAATTCAACAGACTTTCACTACATACCAAAATGATCATCATTGACAGCGATATACTGCTTGTAGGTTCAGCCAATCTTGACCCCCGCTCGGATAAACTCAATACTGAAATATTGATGCTCATCAAGCAAAGTCAGCTCATCGGGCATATTAAATCAAAGATCAAGAAGATAATGGACAGGAAACATCTCTATCGTCTTTCACTCATGAAACTTTCAGAACATTCCAAAAGAATGTGTATTGTCTGGGAAAGCCAGGAAGACGGAAAGATAAAACGTTATAAAATGGTACCGAAAGCCGGTCTTTTCAGACGTATAGGTGTATATCTCTTTTCATTGCTGCCTATTGAAGGATATCTCTAA
- a CDS encoding DUF481 domain-containing protein, whose product MYVMIKRLFFIFLIGISVLQASQEDPLNLEVERAENAKIKDMIVVHGMVLYGKIIDVGQEKLSFRLLYSTGVSRFAYKDIDAISTQYSYHISFKRMDVVGRIEGIEDNKEYLKVREGKDLRTVKISDIDNLVVSVNDDPSIENVIRNKIPYISGNINFGLERETGSNQKNTTNALLNLAYKKAEHEVKLYVDYEFETTETSTTPKVENKDELVGIVTYQNHFRNDLFWYGSLWANYDRPRQIQNRMAPSAGFGYRYKFKKERWIEPVLGLAYVRTKYVDEMLYPDKKFAAVATGMNWKFQADDFLYMNSVILDGFIMYYPSIENPGEDWIFRANAGITIPLFEFFSVKFLYTLSNDSNPDPAVGNNKSTTKLLFGFDF is encoded by the coding sequence ATGTACGTAATGATCAAAAGACTTTTTTTTATTTTCCTCATAGGGATTTCGGTACTACAGGCTTCACAAGAAGATCCGCTTAATCTTGAAGTGGAACGTGCGGAAAACGCGAAGATCAAAGATATGATCGTGGTACATGGCATGGTACTTTACGGAAAGATCATAGACGTAGGGCAGGAGAAACTCTCTTTCAGACTGCTTTACAGTACAGGTGTCAGCCGATTTGCGTACAAAGATATCGATGCCATATCGACACAGTACAGCTACCATATCTCTTTCAAGCGTATGGATGTCGTGGGCAGAATAGAAGGTATTGAGGATAATAAGGAATACCTCAAGGTCCGGGAAGGGAAAGACCTTCGTACAGTCAAAATATCTGATATTGACAATCTCGTTGTCTCTGTAAATGATGATCCGTCCATCGAGAACGTCATTCGTAACAAAATACCGTATATTTCCGGAAATATCAATTTCGGCCTGGAGCGTGAAACCGGCTCGAACCAGAAGAATACGACCAATGCTCTTCTCAACCTTGCCTACAAAAAAGCGGAGCATGAAGTAAAACTCTATGTGGACTATGAATTTGAAACGACCGAAACATCCACTACACCCAAGGTGGAGAACAAGGATGAACTTGTAGGTATTGTGACTTATCAGAACCATTTCAGGAATGATCTATTCTGGTATGGTTCTCTGTGGGCGAACTATGACAGGCCTCGACAGATACAGAACCGTATGGCCCCCTCGGCAGGCTTTGGGTACAGGTACAAGTTCAAGAAAGAGCGCTGGATAGAACCGGTGCTGGGACTGGCGTATGTTAGAACCAAATATGTCGACGAGATGCTCTATCCGGATAAAAAATTCGCAGCCGTAGCTACAGGAATGAACTGGAAGTTCCAGGCCGATGACTTCCTCTACATGAATAGTGTCATACTGGACGGGTTTATCATGTATTATCCCAGTATCGAAAATCCGGGTGAAGACTGGATATTCAGGGCCAATGCCGGTATCACGATCCCGCTTTTCGAGTTCTTTTCCGTGAAGTTCCTCTACACACTCAGCAATGACAGCAATCCAGACCCTGCAGTAGGAAACAATAAATCAACTACCAAGCTTCTGTTCGGATTTGATTTTTAA
- a CDS encoding L,D-transpeptidase, with product MKRIILALLFFSIVLHARDRELLPVSKTEFVYIDKNGNEHDIDLTGKDFILVSVREEDSDGRVYAVDRDGTVWLSGGISSGEEMGFTPSGKWSVLHKKRYYTSKKYPEPDGSNNMDYSLFFTPWGHALHKGNIDYSSHGCIHVDKKDIPLLYNWAWVGMPVLVTRHRYMQFARSDLRRIYKTNKKYTRRRR from the coding sequence ATGAAGCGTATCATACTTGCCTTGCTGTTCTTTTCCATTGTTCTTCATGCGCGAGACAGAGAACTTCTTCCTGTTTCCAAAACGGAATTCGTCTATATAGACAAAAACGGTAATGAACACGATATCGATCTGACAGGCAAGGATTTCATCCTGGTATCGGTCAGGGAAGAGGACAGTGACGGTAGGGTCTATGCAGTGGACCGTGACGGCACGGTATGGCTGAGCGGCGGTATCTCTTCGGGCGAAGAGATGGGATTTACGCCTTCCGGAAAATGGAGCGTGCTCCATAAGAAGCGCTACTACACTTCAAAAAAATACCCTGAGCCTGACGGAAGCAACAATATGGATTACAGTCTCTTCTTTACACCGTGGGGCCATGCGCTGCATAAAGGCAATATAGACTACTCTTCGCACGGCTGTATCCATGTGGACAAAAAAGACATACCATTGCTTTACAACTGGGCATGGGTAGGAATGCCTGTCCTTGTTACCCGACATCGTTATATGCAGTTCGCAAGGTCCGACCTCCGCCGCATCTACAAAACCAACAAGAAATATACCCGAAGAAGACGATAG